One window of Hypanus sabinus isolate sHypSab1 chromosome 10, sHypSab1.hap1, whole genome shotgun sequence genomic DNA carries:
- the LOC132400296 gene encoding general transcription factor II-I repeat domain-containing protein 2-like gives MVDMTAHLNTLNTALQGKGRTALHMLEDVLAFERKLTVLARDLQKGTLSHFPNLREFKQGHDMIISEYLHSAIIAMQTSFGKRFCEFREEKNTLSFPVTPLSIDPSLLNTTALAGVSQPDLEMELADIADKDIWVSKFKRLTADLEDVARQKAVLAQKHKWSDIENLTDDSLRSCVKMKVTSYSPDVQTLCAEVQEQKSH, from the coding sequence atggtagacatgacagcgcacctgaacacgctgaacacagctcttcaggggaaaggacgtacagccctgcacatgttggaggatgttttggcattcgagcgcaagttgacagtgcttgccagagatttacagaaaggcactttgtctcacttccccaatttgagagagttcaaacaaggtcacgacatgataatttcggagtatttacattctgcaatcatcgcaatgcaaacatcgtttgggaaacgcttctgtgagttcagagaggaaaaaaacacattatccttcccggtcactcccttaagcatcgatccttccctactgaatacgactgcattggcaggtgtgagtcaacctgatcttgagatggaactggccgacatagccgacaaagacatatgggtgtccaagtttaaacgcttgacagcagaccttgaagatgttgcccgtcagaaggccgttcttgctcagaaacacaaatggagtgatattgaaaacctcacagatgacagcttgcgatcctgtgtaaagatgaaggtgacatcatacagccctgatgtgcagacgctgtgcgctgaggtccaggagcagaaatcccattaa